A single window of Myripristis murdjan chromosome 21, fMyrMur1.1, whole genome shotgun sequence DNA harbors:
- the LOC115379920 gene encoding indian hedgehog B protein-like, with translation MRISFLLLAASLCASVLLLPPASEGCGPGRGYGKRRPPKKLTPLAYKQFSPNVAEKTLGASGRYEGKITRNSERFKELTPNYNTDIIFKDEENTAADRLMTQRCKDKLNSLAISVMNMWPGVKLRVTEGWDEDGHHSEDSLHYEGRAVDITTSDRDRNKYAMLARLAVEAGFDWVYYESKAHIHCSVKSEHSVAAKTGGCFPGDAQVTLEGGATKQVRDLHPGDRVLASSTTDGSGPLLYSPVVSFLDRQPNVTKIFYVIGTAAGLNITLTAAHLIFVADGNCTGGPGREETVDRPFLGSRGERRPNWGSIAGLRTVFASDVQPGQCVLTSLGRAGSEATLSAVTFVEVRRSTGLYAPLTQHGSIVVDGVLASCYAVVDQHHLAHWVLAPLQFFYSLMGPSEAQTDGLHWYPWLLQRLGVMLLDPGHFHPWGIEEGQR, from the exons ATGCGGatctccttcctccttctcgCCGCCTCTCTGTGCGCCtcggtcctcctcctcccacctgCCTCGGAGGGCTGCGGGCCGGGGAGGGGGTACGGCAAAAGGCGGCCACCGAAGAAGCTCACCCCGCTGGCTTACAAGCAGTTCAGTCCCAACGTGGCCGAGAAGACCCTAGGAGCCAGCGGGCGGTATGAGGGCAAAATTACTCGCAACTCCGAACGCTTTAAAGAACTGACGCCAAATTACAACACAGATATTATCTTCAAAGATGAAGAGAACACGGCCGCCGACAGGCTTATGACCCAG cgaTGTAAAGACAAGCTGAACTCTCTGGCCATCTCTGTGATGAACATGTGGCCGGGGGTGAAGCTGAGAGTGACAGAGGGTTGGGACGAGGACGGCCACCATTCAGAAGACTCACTGCACTACGAGGGCCGTGCTGTCGACATCACCACCTCAGACAG GGACAGAAACAAGTATGCCATGTTGGCCCGGCTGGCTGTGGAGGCTGGATTTGACTGGGTCTACTATGAATCCAAAGCCCACATTCACTGCAGTGTCAAGTCAG AACATTCGGTGGCAGCAAAAACTGGCGGTTGTTTCCCTGGTGATGCTCAGGTGACCCTCGAGGGTGGGGCTACCAAACAGGTGCGCGACCTTCACCCCGGTGATCGAGTCTTGGCTTCTTCGACAACGGACGGCAGCGGCCCCCTTCTCTACAGTCCGGTCGTATCCTTCCTGGATCGCCAGCCCAACGTCACAAAGATCTTCTACGTCATCGGCACCGCTGCAGGACTTAACATCACGCTCACAGCTGCACACCTGATCTTTGTGGCAGACGGGAACTGTACTGGAGGGCCGGGGAGGGAAGAGACCGTCGATAGGCCGTTTCTGGGGTCCAGAGGGGAGAGAAGGCCTAATTGGGGCAGCATAGCAGGTTTGAGGACGGTTTTTGCCAGTGATGTGCAGCCGGGACAATGCGTACTGACATCGCTAGGGAGAGCGGGGTCAGAGGCAACACTGTCAGCTGTGACCTTTGTGGAGGTGCGGAGGAGCACGGGGTTGTATGCCCCGCTAACCCAGCATGGCTCTATAGTAGTGGATGGGGTTCTGGCATCTTGCTATGCTGTTGTGGACCAGCACCATTTGGCCCACTGGGTCCTGGCCCCACTGCAGTTCTTCTACAGCCTGATGGGACCCTCAGAAGCACAGACTGATGGGCTGCACTGGTACCCCTGGCTGCTGCAGAGGCTGGGGGTAATGCTGCTGGACCCTGGACATTTCCACCCCTGGGGGATTGAAGAAGGACAGAGATAA